AAAACGGGGCGTGGCAGGTCGGCTTAAATTCGATTTTGGCTATAATGCGCCGGAAATCGGGGCCAATCAGGCTTCACCGGCTCCATCCCCGACCCGCGCTCTACGGCCTACGACATCTTGTCGGCGCGTTACGTGGTTGCGCCGGTTCCGTTGGATGATTACATAGCGGGTGAACGGCCGTTAACCCTCATCGGCAACAGGGGGGCGGCCTGGGTGTATGAGCGGGCGCGGGTGCTGCCTTTGGCGCGGCTGGTGGGCAGGGTGGAAGTGATCGGCGACGAGGCGGCGGCCATCGCCCGCGTCCATGCGGCCGATTTTGACCCGGCGGTAACGGTGATTTTGGACACGCCGCCGCCGTGTGTCGTGGATGCGGGCGGAGGGCACGGCCGTCATCCGGGAACAGCGCGACGGCTACTGGCAAATCGAAACGGACAGCCGCCGTGGCGGTGCTGTTGGTCCTGAGCGAGACCGATTACCCCGGCTGGCGGGTGACGGTAGATCGGCCGTCCGGCCCAATCATTAACGGCGTATACCACCATCCGCGCCGTGTGCGTGCCTGCCGGGGCGCACGTTGTGGAATGGTCGTTTGTGCCGACGGTGTATGGCTGGGGTGGGCTGTTGACGTTGATGGGATTGGTGGTGGTGGGAACGGCCGTCTGGCAAATCCGCCGCCGACAATAGAGCATTTTGGGAGCGCAGGCGTCTGGCCTGCCAGGAGCGGGCGGGACGCCCGCGCTCCTATTTTTCGAGGAGTCTATGCAACATCATTCAAGTAGAGCGATTACTATTTGGCTGACGATCGTTGGTTTTTTGGTAGTGTTTTTGGTGCTGTTTGGCGGCTGGGTGCGCCTGACACGCTCTGGGTTGTCGATTGTGGAGTGGAAGGTGATCACCGGCATCCTGCCGCCGCTGACGCAGGAAGCGTGGGAGCGCGAGTTTGCCGAATATCAGCAAACGCCGGAATTCCAGAAAATTCACTACGCCATGACGCTGCCAGAGTATGAGTTCATCTATTACAACGAGTATATCCATCGCCTGGTGGCACGGCTGACGGGGCTGCTGTTTGTGCTGCCGCTGTTTTACTTTCTGTGGCAAGGCATCATCCCCTGGCGCAAGTCGGGTATTTATTTGCTGATTGGGCTGGGTTTTGCCTTCCAGGGATGGTTGGGCTGGTACATGGTGAGCAGCGGGCTGGTTGACCGGCCCAGCGTAAGCCATTACCGGCTGACGGCCCATTTGCTGGCGGCGCTGACGCTGTTGGCGCTCTGTTTTTGGGCAGGGTTGGACAATGTGTATGGCCGGGAACGGCCGTTAGACCGTCCCCAACGTCGCAGCGCCCAGGCATTGGCCGTATTGATGGTCGCTATTTTGCTGCTGCAAATCGCTTATGGCGGGCTGGTGGCCGGTCTGAAAGCTGGCCATGCCTCCAGCACCTGGCCGTTGATGTTTGGCCGTCTTATCCCGCCCGGTCTGCTATCTTACGTGGAACCCTGGTGGAAGAACCTGGTCGAAGTGCCGGTGACGGTGCATTACGTTCACCGCTGGTTGGCCTTTGTTGTGCTGCTGGCGGTATTTCTGGTCTATTGGGTGGCGCGCAAACGGGGATTTTATACGGCCGTGCGCCAGGGGCTTTTCTGGTTGTTGGGATTGGTCAGCCTGCAGATCGCCCTGGGCGTCAGCGTGATCTGGTTCCGCGTGCCGGTTTGGTTGGCTTTGGTCCACCAGGGCACAGCCATCACCCTGCTGCTGCTGGCCCTGTACCTGAACCATCGAATTCGGTATGCTCAACCCTGTCCCAGCCATCGCGACCGGCACCGGTCGCCGCCCGGCCAGAAGTGTGTCGAAAAAGGTTGGACGCAGATTTGCGATTTGGCTTTTGAAATGGTCACGATTTGGCCAAATCACCTTCGACAGACAAGGACAGTTCCGAGGGAGTTCGTCACCGCTCCGGCTATGCGTCCTTTTCCTTCGAAGACTCGTCAATGCAGTCCACAAACGGTTAAAAACCCCGCCGGGCGGCGCTTTGCTGGCTGACGCGCACGGTAGACATGGAAACCATGTGGAAGAGGCGGCGCAGTTCTGATTGATTCAATCCGGCGCTGAGCGCCTGGTAGAAACCGATTTCGTCGGCCAGCTTTGCACTTGGCTTGGGCGCTGCTGGCGGCTTGCCTTTGGTTTTGAAGCCCAACGCCGGTTGGTTCAGCCCATCGACAAAACCCACATAAGCCAGGGTGTACAATTCTTGCTTCAACAATTCGCGGGCGGTGCGGGCCACTTCCTGGGCGCGCTGCCGGGAGGTGTTGTCTTCGCCGTCTGAGTAGACGATGACGATGCAGCGTACCATTACCCCACTTTGGCGTAACTGCTGCGTGTAGAGCAGCATGTTGGCCAGCCCGCCAGCCACGGCGTCGTACAGGGCGGTGCAGCCGCGGGTCTAAAGACTTGGCGCGTCCAGCCGGGGGCATCCGGCAGCCCGACGTACCCGTGAAGCAGCTTGACGCTGTCGTTAAACAGGATGGTGCTGACCAGGATGTCTTCGGCGTCCAGGGAATGGCTCAGGGCCGCCAGGTAGTCGTCGTTGTAAGCCTGGATCAGGTCGGCGGCGTGTGGGGTCATCGAGCCGCTGACGTCGATGATGTTCATCGCCAGGGTGACCTCGTTGGTTGCCAGTTGATCGAGGGGGACGCCAACGGCCGTGGCCATTGTCGGCCCGTGCAAATTCGCCACCACCAAATCCAGCGTATCCTCCGTCAACCCGTCATCCAGCGCTCCGGCGAATAAGTCCTTTAAGTTACCAAGTCCGTTGTTGTTCATGTTATCTCCGTGGTCCGTAATCCGTAATCCGTGGTCCGTAATCCGTGGCCCGTGAACCGTATTCCGAAATCCCAAATCCGAAATCAAAACGGCAGTTTGTCCGTGCTGTTGATAAAGTTCACGCCTTGCTGCTCGAAGTCGGCGAAGCGCTTCAGGGCGATGGCGTGAAAATCCACGTCCGGGTGGACGACCGGCGAGGTGCAGTCGCGCAGGAAGTAGATTTTTTGCAGCGCGTCGGGCTTGGCGCTGAAATCTTCGACCAGGTCTTCGACCGTTTCCAGCACACAGTGGCTTTCCGCTTCGCCGGCCATCAAGTACCACATCGGCGTCGGCCAGGGTGTCCAGGAAGGCTTTGTTTTTGCCGCCCAGCGGGTGATTGGGCACGGGCACTTCCGGCTGGATGATGGAGTAATGTTCGGTCAGCGGGATGCTGCCCTTGGTGAGCCAGGTGGGCTGTGTTTTGCGCGCCAGGCTGTGCCACATCACCGCGGCAAAAAGTTCCGGGTCTAGCGCGTTGCCGATGCTGCCGATCATGACGTGATAGGGCCAGATGGTGAGGGTCTTTTTGGCCTCCTCTTCCAGCTGCTTGACATAATTGGTGGACTGCACGGGGGCGACCAACGGCCGCCATTTGCCGTCTTTGATGTCCTGGTAGGTAATCATGGTAAAGGGCGGCGGGTGATGGCCCTGGTCGTCGGCCCACCAGGCCGGATGGAAAATCTGGTGCGGCAGGTGCGAATCCAACGAACAGGTGATGTTGGTGATACGGTCGGCGTGAGTGTAGATGAACTCGATCAGCCGCTGAATGTCGCCGGCAGCGCCGGGAACGTGCAGGCTGCCCTGGGCATGGCAAAAATCGACCTGCATGTCGATGATGACCAGGTGGATTTTTTGTTTGTCCTCTGTAGCTGGGGGCAAACCGCTCTGTTGGGCGGCCGCAGCGATGGTGGCTACGTCGGCGTAGTATAATGTTCCAATGCGGTTGGGGTCGTAGAAATCGGGAAAATTGTTCATGGGACGGTCACTCCTTTGATAGTGTTTTTATTACACTAATTGATATACGGCCAGTATAGTGTATATCTGACACTTTGTCAACTATCAAGTTTCATCATCGCCAGAACCAGGTGAGCGATGGATATCCCAGTACGTGAGTTTATGATGTGAAAAGAGGGTTGTCTGGGATGGGGAAGGGTTGGTCAATTTGCTGACCAGATATGCCTGGGTATAATCTTATCAGACATATAGATGAACATTATGTCATTTTTGGGTAACGAGTTGGGCAGGCGGCTGAAATGCGCTGAGGGTTTTTTGCACTCGGATACCTCATTTATACGAGTAATGAACATGCAACGATTCTATCATATCTTTTTTGTGGGGTTGATGGCCCTTTTGTTGGTCGCTTGTGGGCAAGATGATGCCACTCCGATGCCGACTAGCCTGCCTACGGCCGTAACTGAAAACCCTTCTGTCGCCGCCGTGTCTTCAGAAACTGTGCCATTGGCTGCGCCCGCGGATACGGCCGTGCCCCCCACACCCACACCCAGCGCTCCGTTAGCGGCTACTGTGAATGGCGCGCCGCTCTATTTGTCGGATTATGAAGAGGAATTGGCTCGTTATGAACAGGCCCAGGCCCAAACCGGGCTAACAGGCGACAACGCTGATTACCGTGACACTGTTTTGCAGGTCCTTATCGAACGCCTGCTGATCTTGCAGGCCGCCGAAGCCGCCGGCATTGTCGTATCGCCAGAGATGGTGGATAACAAACTGGCCGAACTGCGCGCCTCTGCGCGTGGCGACGACAACTTTAGCGCCTGGCTGGAAGCCAACCGCTGGACAGAAGCGCAGTTCCGCGAGGCGTTGATGGCCGAAATGGTCGCCGGGCTGATGCGCGACCAGGTGACGGCCGACGTGCCCCGCGTGGCCGAACAGGTAAACGCCCGTTACCTTCAGGTAGATGACGCCGCGCTGGCTCAGGAATTGTGGCAGCGCGCCAAAAATGGCGATGATTTTGCCTTTTTAGCCCGGCAAAACTCGTTGGATCGGGTGACGGGTGAGTTGGGTGGCGAATTGGGCTTTTTTGCCCGCGGTTGGTTGTGGGTTCCCCAGGTGGAGGAAGCGGCGTTTGCTTTGCAGCCCGGCGAAGTGAGTGATGTGATCACGGTGACGGGGGAAGACGGCCGTCAGACTTTCTATTTGGTACAGGCGATCGCCCGCGAACCACAGCGCGCTTTAGACTCGAACGTGCTGTACACCCTGTTGTTGGCCGACTTTGAAGCGTGGCTGGCCGATTTACGGCAGCAAGCGGATATCGTGTTGTTGGTGAATCCCAACACCTGATAGTATTGGAAAAAGGAATTGAGCCGAACAAACAAACAGCGGACAGGATGTGTTGGTAGTTTTTTGAATGTACTCACAGCGGCGCTGCTGTTTATGGCGCTGCTGTTGATGGTTGGTTTTGCCCTTGTTGTATTCTGGCCTGGCGGACGAGCGGCGGCGGTAGACCTGACGGCCGTTGTCCGGCAGCGATGGCAGGAAGCGGCGGCTACCACCACACCCCTGCCCACCGTCGCTGGCCTGGCTTTGCTGCCCACGCTGACGCCCACGTCATTGCAACCTACCTGGACCCCCCAGGCTCCAGACGCCACAGCAACGCCGCAGCCCACCACAACGGCCCGGCCCACTTATACGCCATCGCCTGTGCCCACATTTCCCACGCGCACACCGACGCCCACCCAAACGCCGACGCCAACCAACACTCCCACAGAAACGCCGCCCGGCCCTTCGCCCACAGCCAGCGCCACGCGGTCGCAGTATCTTTTCACCAGGTCAGATAACAGCCCGTTTTACCTGCAAAATTATGCCAACGCCGCTGGCTGTGGTTGGATGGGCGTTGCCGGAGAGGTGTTGGACCTGAATCGGAATCCGGTACCGCCGGGCAGCTATCAGGTTCATGTGTGGGGCAGCGGCGTAGATGTGCGGCTGCAAGTAGGCAGCTCGCCGGCGTACAGCCCGTCTGGTTGGGAGCAGTTTTTATTTGATTCGCCGGTGATTCGGGATTATGAAGTGCAGTTAGAGTCGTCTAACGGCACGGCCGTTTCTCTCGCTTATCGGGTGCAGACCCGCGCTAGCTGCAACCAGAACCTGGTTCGTATTGATTTTGTACAAAACCATTAGTACCCGTATTCGGTAATCCGTATCCAGTATTCCGTTTCTGGCAAATGCCACCGGAAAACCGTATATGGACTTCGGTTTGCGGTTACTAGCGGCAGCCGGGAGATGAAGAAGACACCGGCAGATCTCCGTCCTCCATGCCGTTGTGCCTAACGGGAGATGGTTAAGGTATAACGGCCGCCTTCGTCGAAAAATTCACTGAGAACAATGCCCCAACGGCCGTTTTCCGGCAATGAGATGGTGTAGCTCTCTGGCTCGCCGGCCTGTCCCTGGTCTATGCGTAGATAGGCACGGCCGTTAGGCGACAGCAGGGTTAGGCTGAAGTCGCTGGTAGCCGTTTCTGTGGTTACGTCCAGGGTAATGGTTTCGTTTTGACTGCCATCAAAGTAGTAAACCAGGCTTTGTTTGGGTTCCAGCGTGCCGGAGACAGGGCTGCCGAAAGCCAAAACACCCCCATTTACCGGCGCGGCGACAGGCATGGCCGCCAGCCGAATTTCATAATTGCCAGCGCGCCATTAAAATCGCGCACCAGGATCAGGTATTGTCCATCACCGGGCAGGGTCACATCAATCAGTTCATTTTCGTTTTGCAGGAAATTGTCTTGGGTAGCAAGGCGGTTGATAGATTCGTCCAGCAGCCAGAGTTCCAGGTCCAGCGTAGGGTTTAGCGGTTTCACTTCAATCATCACCAGGTCGCCGCTCTTGCCGCTGAAGAACCAGGCGTGGGCTTCGTGGGCGCGCAGCGTTTCTTGCCGCAGGTCGCCATAGGTCAGGTCCCCGGCGTCGTAGAAATTAGCTGTGCTTTCGCCGCCTTCGTTTAAGGAAAGGGTGTACGGGCCGCTGTTGCCGGCGAAGCTTTGCACCAGGATGGTGTATTCGCCGCTGGCCGGTAGTTCAAACCCGGAGATGAGTTCGGCGTCACCGCTGAACCCTTCGTCCAGGGCTACCAGTTGACGGCCGTCTGGACCGTACAAGTTGAGCAGGGCGTCGAACCCCTGGTTGGGGGTGACGACGATGCTGATCAGCGTTCCGGCTGTGCCGCTAAACGTCCAATAATGCTGGCCGTTGGGCGGCAGATCGCTTTGGATGCTTTGCCCGGCGCGAATTTGCCCACCGCCACCATAGATGGGGCTGTTGGAGAGGATGAGGTCCAGCACATAACGGCCGGACTCGCTGAAAAATTCGCTGACTTCGATGAGGTAACGGCCGTTATCCGTCAGCAGCAGGTCGGCGGCCGTTTCAATGTCTCCGGCATACCCATGATCAATACGGGCGACGGTTTGCCCGGCCGGGTCTATCACGGTTAAGGTGAGGTCCAGGTTGTTGGTCGCCGGCCGCAGCGAGATGGTGGCGTAGGCTGGCCCGGAATTGGTGAAGGTCCAGACATCGTTGGTGGTGGGTTCTAAACGGCCGTTGACCGATTCGCCGCTGGCTATTTCCCCCACCACCCGCAAACGGCCGCTGCTGTTGGGCAGGCCGCTGTCCAGATCATGGACCAGGATGGTTTCCATCATCTGGCTAAACAGGGTTTGATAGCGTTCCCATTCTGGCAGGGTGGCGCTGAAAACGTAAATGGCCTGGGTGTTGTTGAGCGGGGAAACGGCCGTGTCGTCGGTGGTGAGAAACAAAATGCGGGTGACAAGATTTTGCCCCCGTTCCGGTGGGAACAAAATCGGGTTCCCCAAAATATCCACGTAGGCCCCGGCTATGCCCGGCAGCAAGACGGGCGTGATCTCGCTGACCCGCCGGTCTGCGGCCTGAATGTCGGCCAGAATCAGTTCCAGGGCGGCCGCCGGTTGGCCGGGCGGTAGATTGAGGTTAGTGACCAGCCCGGCCAGAAAGGCGCCGGTCTGGATGTCTTTACCGGCCAGCACGCTGCTGCCCACGCGCTGCGAGTTGGCAGCCATCAGGTTGATCAGACCCAGGGGGCTGTTGAGTACGGTGCTGTCTAGCTGCAAACTGCCGGAAAGATTCTCCCATTCTGGCGGGATGGCGATTTGCAAACCGGTGGTATCGTTGCCCAGGCGCTGCCAATTTTTCAGAAAGCTGCTGGTTGGTTCGGGGGTTGGTTTGGGCGGAGGGCTGGGGGTTGGTTTGGGGCTGTTGCTGGTGGCGGTTGGCTGTTGGGCAACGGCCGTTGTCCCGGCTGAACTGGTGACGGCTGGTTCGAGAAAGGCCTGGCTTCCGTTTCTATCGGCAATTGGTTGGCAGGCTATCGTTGTGAACAGGAGGGCAATAACCAGGCCCGACCAGCCCTTTTTGTGCATCGATCTCCTCTGCTAAGGTGTGCAATTTTGTCGCAGACAGGCAGTTATTGTCCGGGTACTTGCCAATCGCTGCCTAGAATAATCAGCAAATCATAATCCCCGTCTGGGCTGCTGCCGCTGCTGACGTTCAGCGGCGGGATGCCCATCAATTGAATCAGGAAGCGTTGGGTGTGTGGATGGTTCCCATAATCAATGATTTGCGTCGCGCGATAGGTGGCTGCATCTGCGTTGCCCACCGCAGTGACGTTGACATTTTGCGTTTTCAGGTAGGTTTCGGTCAGGCTGGCCAGACCAAAAACAGGCGTGCCGTTATAAACGGCCACCCGCGCATTTTCGGCGGCCATCAGGCCAGGGAGATTCTGGATTTCCGGCGTGGGTATAACTGGCGGTGTGAACAGCTCGTTCCGCAGCTGGCGGATATTTTCGCGGTTGGGCACTAAAACCTGACGGCCGTCTGGCGTTGTTTCCGCATAGACATAATCGTAATTGATCACCGAGGTTTTGATGCTGCTGCGCGGGATGTCTTGTACCAGCAGCGCCAGTTGCAGCGCTTCTTCCAGCGACATATCGGTGCGCACGTTGGCTTGCAGCGCCTGCCACAAAACCGGCGCCCTGCCGACCAGGGTTGGCAGCATATTCAGGCTTAAAATGCGGTCGCGCACGGCCAATACCACCGCTTGCTGGCGGCCGGCGCGGTCCACGTCACCGCCAAAGGTCGCCCGCGTCCGGGCATATTTCAGGGCGCTCGCACCATCCAGATGTTGGTCCCCAGCTTCAATCTGAAATGGCTCATACCCGTAACAGCGGTCAGGATAGGTCGGATCGTCAATAGCTTCCGGCACAACAATGTCAATGCCGCCAATTTCGTTCACCACGGTCACGAATCCGTCAAAATTAACGGTCGCATAATAATCTATCTTAACGCCCAAAAAGGCCTCGACCGTTTCCACCGCCAGCGCCGCGCCGCCGCCGGGATATTCATAGGCTTCGCCGTAGTAATTAGCTTGGTTGATGCGGTCCACCCCTACGCCGGGGATTTCGACCCACATGTCGCGGGGCAGCGAAAGGATACCCGCCGAAAGCCCTACCGGGTCTACCGTCACCAGCATCATGCTGTCTGTATGATTGGGGCCATCTTCGTCGCAGCGTTGGTCAATACCCAGCATCAAAATGGTCACCCGCTCCTGTCCACTCCAGGGCTTGACGGCATCTGTTACCAGATTGATGGGAGACGTGTTATTACCAGGGGTTGCAGGAATAGAAGCGTCGGCCGCCGTTTGTGGCTGGTTGGCTGCTTCTTCTACCAGTCCAAAATCGGGGTTGGTCACTTCCCAGGAAGAGGTCATCTCGCGGACTGTACGGAACAACCAGATAGAACTCCCTACCACAATGACCAGAAGCGTCAGCCCAATGAGGGCGACGGCCCAAAGAGGCAGTCGTACCCCAGATGGGGATCGGCGTTTAGGTGTACTTGATGTCATATCATTTCAAACCTTAAAGCAAATCTGCGGCAGGCATTATAACATAAAATGTGAATGTGGCAGACAAAGGGTAGTCTTGCCTGTGCGCGGCGTGGTTGAATGGGTCTGGATGGCAAACCCTTGTGGTAAATAAAGGCGAATGTGGGGGGGTGAATTCAATCGTCTGTCTATTTTGGTGAACGGCCGTTAGCCATGCCCCAAAACCGGGTGGGGTTGGTAAGGTTCCACCAGGTGCTGCAGCTCTTCGCCCGACAGGATGATTTCGCTGGCCGCCACTGCTTCTTCCAACTGATACATCTTGCTGGCGCCGATGATCGGCGCGCTGACGCCCGGTTGGTGCAGCAGCCAGGCCAGGGCGATTTGTGCTGGTTTGACGCCCCGTTCTTCGGCCACCGATACCACCCGGTCCAGAACGGCAAAATCGGCATCGGCGTAATACATGCTTTGGGCGTACGCATCGCTTTTTGCCCGTTGGGTTGAGCCTTGCCCTTTCACGCGCCGGTTGCCGGCCAGGAAGCCCCGCGCCAGCGGACTCCAGGGGATAATTCCCACACCCTGGTCAATGCAGAAAGGAATCATTTCTCGCTCTTCTTCCCGATAAACCAGGTTGTAATGGTTCTGCATCGCCACAAAGCGCGTCCAGCCGTGTAAATCGGCCGTATATTGCGCTTTGGCGAACTGCCAGGCAAACATGCTGGATGCGCCGATATAGCGGGCTTTTCCGGCCTTTACCACGTCGTGCAGCGCTTCCATCGTTTCTTCGATGGGGGTGTCGTAGTCCCAACGGTGAATCTGGTACAAATCCACGTACTCCATGTCCAGCCGGCGCAGGGAATTGTCTATGGCTTCCAGGATGTGTTTGCGCGACAACCCGCCGCCATTGGGTCCTTTGCCGATGGGGAAGTAGACTTTGGTCGCTACCACCACTTCGTCGCGCTGAGTCATCTCTTTGAGTAATCGCCCGGTTACTTCTTCGCTGACGCCCAGCGAATACATATCGGCCGTGTCGAAGAAGTTGATGCCGATTTCCAGAGCGCGTTGGATAAACGGCCGTGCCGCCGCCTCGTCCAACACCCAATCCCGCCACGTTGGCGTGCCATAGGTCATCATTCCCAAACAGATACGCGAAACCTTTAATCCCGTTTGTCCCAATCGAACGTATTTCATGACGCTATTCCTTGGCGAAAATGCCGGATACTGGCCTATGGTTGGCGGCGGGCTTCCAGGCAGACGACACCATCTGGCCCAACGGCCGCGTTGTGGCGCACGCCGGCCGGTAAGTCCAACCGGTCGCCGGGTCGCAAGATGGTGGGGTCATCTACAACAGGAAAGCCAAAGGTGATGGAACCAGACACCACGTAAACCACTTTGTGGTAATCGTGAACATGGGCGTCGTAATAATCGCCCGGATTGTTGGACCAGCGATATGGTTCCAGGTTCTCGCTCAGCATGAGCTGGCGCAGTTCTTCCTCGGTTGGCTGGTGTTTGTAAGGCCATTTGGCGACGTGAATGATATTGTCTTGCATGTTGTGCCTCGTCTCATGGGTGAACCTTGTGACCCCTTGTTGGTCTAGAGGATTATAACCCCTGGCTTCTTTCCTGGGCAACTTTGCTGCTGCCTTGATGGGTTGGGCCGCTGTTTTGGGGGTTAACTGTTGTTTTGTTTGCTTGTTGGTTACACTTCCGTTTGTGAATCAATCAAATGCACCTCGATTTCGCTGGCAGTTGGCAGCCATCACCCTGGCCCGCCTGTTTTTGAATACCGGTTTGCGCATGGTGTATCCCTTTGCCCCAGCCTTTGCGCGGGGGTTGGATGTGCCGGTGACGGCCATCTACCGGCTGATTGCTGTGCGCAACGTCGCCGGTTTTTTTAGCCCGGTCTTAGGACCATTGGCGCTGCGATACGGCCGTAAAGTCATGATGATGGCTTCCGTGCTGCTGTTTGCGTTGGGCTGTCTGTTGGTGGTGGTCTGGCCTGCTTATTGGTCTCTGGGGGTTGCCCTGACGCTGTTGGCGTTTGCCAAAGTCATCTTTGATCCAGCTATGCAATCTTATGTGAGCGATGCTGTGCCTTATCAGCAGCGCGGCAAGGCGTTGGCCGTTACCGAGTATGCCTGGTCGCTGGCTTTTATTGTGGGCGCGCCG
This genomic stretch from Candidatus Leptovillus gracilis harbors:
- a CDS encoding PPC domain-containing protein, yielding MHKKGWSGLVIALLFTTIACQPIADRNGSQAFLEPAVTSSAGTTAVAQQPTATSNSPKPTPSPPPKPTPEPTSSFLKNWQRLGNDTTGLQIAIPPEWENLSGSLQLDSTVLNSPLGLINLMAANSQRVGSSVLAGKDIQTGAFLAGLVTNLNLPPGQPAAALELILADIQAADRRVSEITPVLLPGIAGAYVDILGNPILFPPERGQNLVTRILFLTTDDTAVSPLNNTQAIYVFSATLPEWERYQTLFSQMMETILVHDLDSGLPNSSGRLRVVGEIASGESVNGRLEPTTNDVWTFTNSGPAYATISLRPATNNLDLTLTVIDPAGQTVARIDHGYAGDIETAADLLLTDNGRYLIEVSEFFSESGRYVLDLILSNSPIYGGGGQIRAGQSIQSDLPPNGQHYWTFSGTAGTLISIVVTPNQGFDALLNLYGPDGRQLVALDEGFSGDAELISGFELPASGEYTILVQSFAGNSGPYTLSLNEGGESTANFYDAGDLTYGDLRQETLRAHEAHAWFFSGKSGDLVMIEVKPLNPTLDLELWLLDESINRLATQDNFLQNENELIDVTLPGDGQYLILVRDFNGALAIMKFGWRPCLSPRR
- a CDS encoding aldo/keto reductase, which produces MKYVRLGQTGLKVSRICLGMMTYGTPTWRDWVLDEAAARPFIQRALEIGINFFDTADMYSLGVSEEVTGRLLKEMTQRDEVVVATKVYFPIGKGPNGGGLSRKHILEAIDNSLRRLDMEYVDLYQIHRWDYDTPIEETMEALHDVVKAGKARYIGASSMFAWQFAKAQYTADLHGWTRFVAMQNHYNLVYREEEREMIPFCIDQGVGIIPWSPLARGFLAGNRRVKGQGSTQRAKSDAYAQSMYYADADFAVLDRVVSVAEERGVKPAQIALAWLLHQPGVSAPIIGASKMYQLEEAVAASEIILSGEELQHLVEPYQPHPVLGHG
- a CDS encoding COX15/CtaA family protein is translated as MQHHSSRAITIWLTIVGFLVVFLVLFGGWVRLTRSGLSIVEWKVITGILPPLTQEAWEREFAEYQQTPEFQKIHYAMTLPEYEFIYYNEYIHRLVARLTGLLFVLPLFYFLWQGIIPWRKSGIYLLIGLGFAFQGWLGWYMVSSGLVDRPSVSHYRLTAHLLAALTLLALCFWAGLDNVYGRERPLDRPQRRSAQALAVLMVAILLLQIAYGGLVAGLKAGHASSTWPLMFGRLIPPGLLSYVEPWWKNLVEVPVTVHYVHRWLAFVVLLAVFLVYWVARKRGFYTAVRQGLFWLLGLVSLQIALGVSVIWFRVPVWLALVHQGTAITLLLLALYLNHRIRYAQPCPSHRDRHRSPPGQKCVEKGWTQICDLAFEMVTIWPNHLRQTRTVPREFVTAPAMRPFPSKTRQCSPQTVKNPAGRRFAG
- a CDS encoding cupin domain-containing protein; this translates as MQDNIIHVAKWPYKHQPTEEELRQLMLSENLEPYRWSNNPGDYYDAHVHDYHKVVYVVSGSITFGFPVVDDPTILRPGDRLDLPAGVRHNAAVGPDGVVCLEARRQP
- a CDS encoding LCP family protein → MTSSTPKRRSPSGVRLPLWAVALIGLTLLVIVVGSSIWLFRTVREMTSSWEVTNPDFGLVEEAANQPQTAADASIPATPGNNTSPINLVTDAVKPWSGQERVTILMLGIDQRCDEDGPNHTDSMMLVTVDPVGLSAGILSLPRDMWVEIPGVGVDRINQANYYGEAYEYPGGGAALAVETVEAFLGVKIDYYATVNFDGFVTVVNEIGGIDIVVPEAIDDPTYPDRCYGYEPFQIEAGDQHLDGASALKYARTRATFGGDVDRAGRQQAVVLAVRDRILSLNMLPTLVGRAPVLWQALQANVRTDMSLEEALQLALLVQDIPRSSIKTSVINYDYVYAETTPDGRQVLVPNRENIRQLRNELFTPPVIPTPEIQNLPGLMAAENARVAVYNGTPVFGLASLTETYLKTQNVNVTAVGNADAATYRATQIIDYGNHPHTQRFLIQLMGIPPLNVSSGSSPDGDYDLLIILGSDWQVPGQ
- a CDS encoding SurA N-terminal domain-containing protein, with the protein product MQRFYHIFFVGLMALLLVACGQDDATPMPTSLPTAVTENPSVAAVSSETVPLAAPADTAVPPTPTPSAPLAATVNGAPLYLSDYEEELARYEQAQAQTGLTGDNADYRDTVLQVLIERLLILQAAEAAGIVVSPEMVDNKLAELRASARGDDNFSAWLEANRWTEAQFREALMAEMVAGLMRDQVTADVPRVAEQVNARYLQVDDAALAQELWQRAKNGDDFAFLARQNSLDRVTGELGGELGFFARGWLWVPQVEEAAFALQPGEVSDVITVTGEDGRQTFYLVQAIAREPQRALDSNVLYTLLLADFEAWLADLRQQADIVLLVNPNT